A window from Bacteroidota bacterium encodes these proteins:
- a CDS encoding DNA alkylation repair protein, with the protein MKATALFKELQQFCAANADDAIVKKYARYFKENYNAYGVASPQLSAKIKELSKRDGLNLELVFELAPLLMKSGKYEETTIALHLLDSLHKQFTKETFDVIASWFPLGIHNWAHADTLGMMILPRFVKKKLVTINDFKPWIKSKYKFQRRCVPVTIIKSLKESTDYSGFFKLIEPLMSDSEREVHQGAGWFLREAWKIRRAETEHFLLQYKDSAPRLIFQYACEKMTAEDKLRFKRAK; encoded by the coding sequence ATGAAAGCAACTGCTCTCTTCAAAGAACTTCAACAATTCTGTGCAGCCAATGCCGACGATGCCATTGTAAAAAAATATGCACGGTATTTTAAAGAAAATTATAACGCTTACGGCGTGGCATCTCCACAGCTTAGCGCGAAAATTAAGGAATTATCAAAGCGCGACGGATTGAACCTGGAACTGGTATTTGAGTTGGCGCCTTTGCTGATGAAAAGCGGCAAATATGAGGAAACCACGATAGCCCTTCACCTGCTTGATTCACTGCATAAGCAATTCACAAAAGAAACATTTGATGTTATTGCCTCATGGTTCCCGCTGGGCATTCACAACTGGGCACATGCCGATACACTGGGTATGATGATACTTCCGCGTTTTGTGAAAAAGAAATTGGTAACGATTAACGATTTCAAACCGTGGATAAAGTCAAAGTATAAATTTCAGCGCCGCTGCGTGCCTGTAACAATAATTAAATCGCTGAAAGAATCAACTGATTACAGCGGTTTCTTTAAACTGATTGAACCTCTGATGTCAGATTCGGAACGCGAGGTGCATCAGGGCGCCGGCTGGTTTCTGCGCGAAGCATGGAAAATCCGCCGGGCGGAAACTGAACATTTTTTATTGCAATATAAAGATTCGGCACCACGCCTGATCTTTCAGTATGCCTGCGAAAAAATGACCGCCGAAGATAAATTGCGGTTTAAAAGGGCAAAATAA